From a single Pasteurella atlantica genomic region:
- a CDS encoding Sua5/YciO/YrdC/YwlC family protein: protein MYSFEQIIEQFNQNKVIAYPTEAVFGLGCNPNSEQAIRALLKLKNRPEEKGLILLASDPKFLVPYIDETKLTKIEWQRFYHIDEQPITWIMPAKSSVPHYLTGKFDTIAVRLCKLFAISELCNATQSAITSTSANLSEMPPCRTINEVQQQFGKQFPILNAPTGGKTNPSEIRDIFTQYIFRRG from the coding sequence ATGTACTCTTTTGAACAAATTATTGAACAATTTAACCAAAATAAGGTGATCGCCTACCCTACAGAAGCCGTTTTTGGCTTAGGTTGTAATCCAAACAGCGAACAGGCTATTAGAGCATTACTAAAATTAAAAAATCGTCCAGAAGAAAAAGGATTAATTTTACTTGCCTCTGATCCTAAATTTTTAGTGCCTTATATTGACGAAACAAAACTCACCAAGATTGAATGGCAACGTTTTTATCATATAGATGAACAACCCATTACTTGGATAATGCCTGCGAAATCAAGTGTTCCACACTATTTAACAGGCAAATTTGATACTATAGCGGTAAGATTATGCAAACTTTTTGCAATTTCTGAACTTTGCAATGCGACTCAAAGTGCAATTACTTCAACCAGTGCCAATTTATCAGAAATGCCACCTTGCCGAACAATTAATGAAGTACAACAACAATTTGGTAAACAATTTCCCATTTTAAATGCACCAACAGGAGGGAAAACGAATCCTTCTGAAATTCGAGATATTTTTACGCAATATATTTTTAGACGAGGATAA
- a CDS encoding DNA topoisomerase family protein, with protein MSLFEPKKQTELCPQCNAPLHIKKGKQGLFLGCSTYPNCDYLKPLHQSNHIIKTLEELCPECNHPLQLKQGYYGIFIGCSHYPTCHFTVHEEPQEIEFDCPECKKEKLVARQGRAGKTFYGCSGFPQCKFTLPSKPILKQCPQCGGELVIEKKQRGQIMYLCAKTNCQYLFNKED; from the coding sequence ATGAGCCTTTTTGAACCTAAAAAACAGACCGAACTTTGTCCTCAGTGCAATGCTCCTTTACACATAAAAAAAGGCAAGCAAGGATTATTCTTAGGTTGCTCTACTTACCCTAACTGTGATTATTTAAAACCATTACATCAAAGCAATCATATTATTAAAACACTAGAAGAACTTTGTCCTGAATGTAATCACCCTTTACAGTTAAAACAGGGTTATTATGGTATTTTTATTGGATGTAGTCACTACCCGACTTGTCATTTTACTGTTCACGAAGAACCTCAAGAAATTGAATTTGATTGCCCTGAATGTAAAAAAGAAAAATTAGTTGCCCGACAAGGACGAGCAGGTAAAACTTTTTATGGTTGTTCTGGCTTTCCTCAATGTAAATTCACATTACCTAGCAAACCGATATTAAAACAATGTCCACAATGCGGTGGTGAATTAGTCATAGAAAAAAAACAGCGGGGACAGATAATGTACCTTTGTGCAAAAACAAATTGCCAGTACTTATTTAACAAGGAAGATTAA
- the yqfB gene encoding N(4)-acetylcytidine aminohydrolase: protein MNKITFFSRFEQDILSGKKTITIRDKSESYFEPDQILDVFTNETDRFFAKIQVISVTPVLFEQLNEEHAIQENMTLEQLKSVIQDIYPNDNQFFVIKYKLL, encoded by the coding sequence ATGAATAAAATTACTTTTTTTAGCCGATTTGAACAAGATATCCTAAGTGGTAAGAAAACCATTACTATTCGAGACAAATCAGAATCTTATTTTGAACCAGATCAAATATTAGATGTTTTTACCAACGAAACAGATCGTTTTTTTGCAAAAATTCAAGTTATTTCAGTAACCCCTGTTTTATTTGAACAATTGAATGAAGAACACGCTATTCAAGAAAATATGACATTAGAGCAACTAAAATCAGTTATTCAAGATATTTATCCAAACGATAATCAATTTTTTGTTATCAAATATAAATTACTCTAA
- the recX gene encoding recombination regulator RecX, with the protein MSKYTAIQYLVYLLSRRDYSEQELRLKMRQKSYSENEIEQAIFEAQTHHWQSDQRFCESYIRYRSSAGFGAKKIQQELQLKGVENKIITQKLAESEIDWYNLAKNVFNKKKPLHWDLKAKHKMWRFMLGRGFDIEYFNDLINGDYNE; encoded by the coding sequence ATGTCAAAATACACAGCTATTCAATATCTTGTTTATCTTCTTTCTCGTCGTGATTATAGCGAACAAGAATTACGTCTCAAAATGAGACAAAAATCCTATTCTGAGAATGAAATAGAACAAGCGATATTTGAAGCTCAAACCCATCATTGGCAAAGTGATCAACGTTTTTGTGAAAGTTATATTCGTTATCGCTCTTCAGCTGGTTTTGGTGCAAAGAAAATTCAACAGGAACTTCAACTTAAAGGTGTAGAAAATAAAATTATTACCCAAAAACTTGCCGAAAGTGAAATTGATTGGTATAACTTAGCAAAGAATGTATTTAATAAGAAAAAACCATTACATTGGGATTTAAAAGCAAAACACAAAATGTGGCGTTTTATGTTAGGACGTGGCTTTGATATTGAATATTTTAATGACTTAATCAATGGAGATTACAATGAATAA